A stretch of DNA from Anaerobacillus isosaccharinicus:
GCTTGAGCAGCTAAATCTGAATTGCTCAAAATCTCTCCCATTGTAAGAACTTGATTGTTGCTAAGCTTAAATTCATTATTTTTCATTAAGTTAAAAATTTTATCGATTTCTCTCGTTTCTATATATTTATTGAATAGATCTTCTTGTAAAGGTAGGAAGGTGGGAATTTTAGTGGCTAGTTCAGCTAAAATAATATCAATTTCAGTTTTATTAAAATGCTTTTCAAGTAGTGTTTTCAAAGGGAGATAGTAGTCGTTTAAAGGGGTTTTCGTTAATTTATAACAATACAAAGCAATCAAATCCATCCAGCGGTTTTCTTTCTCCATACTAGAAACTAATTGCTGAAAACATCGATTTTCATCTTTTTTTCCATACAGTGTTTTTTCGGCAAAAATAATGTCTTTTGTAAATAGTGCTTCCGATTTCTCATTGTATTGAACAGACAATTTACTAAAGCTTCGATCACTAGCAAGATTTTTCACCCAACTATTTTTTGGAGCGAAGTCCATTAAAATACGGACAATTTGATAACCTAGTAACATCTGTCCATTACGACGGAATTCATAAAATGTAGTTTGAATTTCAGTAAACAATTGCTTTTTTGGAATAAACGATTCAAAGAAGGTTAGAATGAATGTTTTTTCTTGGGGAGTATATTGCTTTTCTAGTTTTTTTAGAAGTGGTTTTAGACTGGTCATTTGGAAAGGTTGCTTGGCGGAAAGTAATGCATAAATTAACGGATGGTCGTTGTCAAACACCATGCCTTTTTTAAAAGCATACTCAATATATGATTTACGGCGGAGTTTCGTTGGTTTGAATGCAGTCAGGAAATTGTACTTATAAAAAAACAGATAATAAACCTCGTTTGTTTCACTAAACGCCTCAATGATTTGCCCTCTCAAATAGAAGGAGACCCGCTTTGCTCTTAGTGGAATTGGCTTTTTATGATCAAATAGTAAGATTTGGTCTTCATTCATATCATATACCCCCTGTCTTTGAATATAAGTATACCATATTTTTAAAAGAAACTCTTCCACTGTAGTTGATTGCTTAATCAGCCTTTCACCCGTTCTTTTTTTAGTTCATCCGTCATACCTTGATAAAAATTGATTTTTTACGATAAACCTAAGGAGTGTGGGCTTCATGAATACACAAGATAGGGACAATCAATTAACAGTTCAGGAGAAAAAAATGTATTTGACTGGTGCTTTTATATTTATAGTAGGTTTTACATGCACAATTTTTTTTGGAGATTTCTTCTCACCACTCAAACTGTTACAACTCCGTTTATCAATTGTTGGTACGGGCCTCCTCTATAATCTAGCAGTTTACATTTATCACGACCGAACTCAAAAGCAGCTTCAAGAAAAACGAGGCCAAATAGAACATGGTATTATCATTTTATTTAATGGTAAAGAGCTAGAAGAAAAGAAACACTAGCTCTTTACTTTTTTGTAACTAAGCCTTTCACAGTTTGTTCACCATTTCACAATACAATGTTCACAAGTAGGACGGTCGCAACTATCCCTTTGATTATATACTATTAGTGAAGATAGTTAGTGATCACTAAACCACCCGATCGAGAAAGCAATCGATCAACCACATGAAGTACGACTAGACCGATCATTCACTATCAATCAAATACGATGAGGAGATGATCCATTATGGTCATGAATTTCTTAAGAAACAATCAAATTGCAGCAGGTTTATTAGCAGTATTACGTGTATATTTAGGTTGGAGCTGGCTGAAGGCTGGTTGGGGCAAAGTAACAGGTGACCCTTTCAATGCTGGAGGTTACTTGAATGGGGCAGTTAATAACCCAGTCGTAAGTAACGGGGAAGTGGTTTATCCAACTTATCTAGCATTCTTAGAAAAATTTGCCATTCCAAATGCAGAAATATTTAGTTTTATGGTTGCATGGGGGGAAGTGCTTGTAGGTCTTGGACTAATTCTTGGTGTTTTAACAACTTATGCAGCATTCTTCGGTGTCGTCATGAACTTTGCGTTTATGTTTGCTGGAACTGTATCATCAAATCCTTGGATGATTTTACTATCAATCTTTATCTTAGTAGCCGGTTACAATGCAGGGCGCTTCGGTGGTGACCGTTGGGTAATGCCTTATTTAAAAAATCTAATTTTTAAAAATAAATCTAATAAAAATATTTCAGTTTAATACTATGAAAAAGCACGGTTGCCCGTGCTTTTCGTGTGAAAAGTCACAGAGTATTCTCCTAAAATACACTATTATTACTTTAAGTTAATTAGGAGGAAAAATCATGGTTGAAAATCAAGATGCACTAACATCGACAGACGACAAAATTTTATCGGCAGCCATTACCTTAATGGAGAAAAAAGGGTATAAAGCTGCAACAATGAAAGATATTGCTGAATTTGCTGGCTTTAGCGACATGAC
This window harbors:
- a CDS encoding tetratricopeptide repeat protein, translating into MNEDQILLFDHKKPIPLRAKRVSFYLRGQIIEAFSETNEVYYLFFYKYNFLTAFKPTKLRRKSYIEYAFKKGMVFDNDHPLIYALLSAKQPFQMTSLKPLLKKLEKQYTPQEKTFILTFFESFIPKKQLFTEIQTTFYEFRRNGQMLLGYQIVRILMDFAPKNSWVKNLASDRSFSKLSVQYNEKSEALFTKDIIFAEKTLYGKKDENRCFQQLVSSMEKENRWMDLIALYCYKLTKTPLNDYYLPLKTLLEKHFNKTEIDIILAELATKIPTFLPLQEDLFNKYIETREIDKIFNLMKNNEFKLSNNQVLTMGEILSNSDLAAQAIDEKTFYTLLSPVIAMFPEKAEKLLTKYIITLFKTKELADIKTGLMPFKKNKNTLVLFEKIDLMQKLSEDLDEMQILGELYYEFKQFDKAIECFSWEMELDGSNPKPLQWLAKVYRELGMNYESDAYRQQCINLQKHA
- a CDS encoding DoxX family protein; the protein is MVMNFLRNNQIAAGLLAVLRVYLGWSWLKAGWGKVTGDPFNAGGYLNGAVNNPVVSNGEVVYPTYLAFLEKFAIPNAEIFSFMVAWGEVLVGLGLILGVLTTYAAFFGVVMNFAFMFAGTVSSNPWMILLSIFILVAGYNAGRFGGDRWVMPYLKNLIFKNKSNKNISV